A segment of the Colletotrichum destructivum chromosome 3, complete sequence genome:
CTTGTCGGACTCCAGACGGGTACATTCATCAAAATCAAAACTTGTTGTCGATTTTTGGGACCGAAGCGACAGAGAGGGTCAAAACACATACGATGATGCGTGCATGTATTTCCGTGATTCCGTAAATCCGTCGCTCCCGATTGCAGGTTGACCGAATGTGGGGTTGAATTGCCCACTCTAAGGAGCGATATGAGCGGTCAGAGGTGAGCAAGTGTAATACAATAGCTAGCAAATAGCTGCCATTTGCGTAGGAGAACAATGTGAGGTGGTTTTACGTTTTGGTTGCTTTTGGGTAGTGATGACCGAGGATAACATAACAATACAGGTCTGCGTTTGGACGATGAGATGCTAAGATTTGGCTGGCATCCCAAAAGGACGTGGACAACATAGAAATATAGAGTGAGAAACACTTCGAACGACGAGTGAGAAGGCTCCAACACAGAGCTTCTAGAAACCGGTTGCACGCGCAATGACCCTTGTCCCGGCACTGCCGAATTAGAATCTGGAGAAGCCACTAGCCACAGGGCCGGGCCCGGAGACCGGGGATCGGAGTGGGTCCTGCAAAGATGCCGAAGTAGCGCGGAGGCAAAGTCTGAGCCCAAGTTTTCATCTTTGGGCTTCCGGATCTGTCACCACCTGCTATTCCATTGGCTAGTCAAGgatctctctatctctctctatctctctctaTCTCAATGTGCGTGTGTCTGTCTTCTTAATGGTAGATAGATGTGAATACGAAAAACAAGTCCTCTTCAGTCAGCGCTAACGATTGCGGGGGCAATCTAAGAGACTTCTGTCCAAGGCGGAGCTAGAACCGGACAGGGAAAGCAGGCAATATCCATCACGTATGAGCCCACAACCTTGGAAAATGGGACAAACCCACCTTCGAGGGAACCGTCGGGTTAAAAGCAAAGCCGAAGCCGCGGCGTCGCGAAGCACGAAGCCTGGCCCCACGACCCATGCTCCACGATCCATGCTCCACGCGATAGTGGTTCGGGCTCTCGACGTCCCTATGACGGCATGTCCAGTACACCTTTCGCCGAGCCACGCCAGCGAAAGTCAGAAGCATCCAAGAGCCTGCCCTGCTGCCATTGGGTCGATCCGGCATGCACGATGGAGCGCACTCGTTCGCGTTGGCGGATCTCACATCAGAACAGTCAGACGAGAGTCAGACGATAGTCagcatcctcctccatccctcCAGTAACACCAGGAACCCACAACGGATTCCACCTCTtggggggcggaggggtgCCAAGCTGAACTTTTCCAGGTCAACATGTCAGCGGATGAGAGGGATTTTGGACGCGAGCTAGACGCGATGCGACTCTGGCCGTTTTCTGAATGGCTATATAAGCCCCGGCCCGGGAAGCTCGGCCTGTTTCTATGTCTGCCAACCTATAAGTGAGAGAACAGACATCCAAGACGGCCTGATTCAACCTTTGTCTACATCCGCCATGCATTCCTTCACGTTGGCAGCGGCCCtcacggccacggccagcCTGGCAAGCGCATCCTCGGTcctcctccgcggcggcaccatcgtcgccttCGACGCGGACACCAACGCCCTCAACGTCGTCCGCAACGGCTCGCTCCTCATCACGGACGACCGCATCACGTCCATCTTCACGGCAGACCAGCCCTTACCCCGGACGTCCAACGAcaccgaggtcgtcgacgcgaCGGACAAGATCATCACGcccggcttcgtcgacaCCCACCGCCACGGCTGGCAGACGGCCTTCAAGACCATCGCCTCCAACACGTCGCTGGCCGAGTACTTCACCCGCTACGGCgagttcgccgccgcggggctGCTgagcgccgacgacgtctaCATCGGTcagctcgccggcctgtACGAGGCGctcaacgccggcgtcacCACGACGCTGGACCACGCCCACCACACCTGGTCCGACGAGACCTCCGAGGCCGGGCTGAGGGGGAGCATCGACAGCGGCGCGCGCGTGTTCTGGTCGTACGCGTTCCACAACGTCACCAACTACACCGTGTCGGAGCAGCTCGACAACTTTAGGGACATCGCCACCAGggccgagttcgacggcACCGCGACCAGCCTGGGCATCGCCTGCGACTTCTTCGGCCCGGACCCCGTTCTCGCCGATgtcaacgccgtcgtcgacctcgccaaggagTTCAACGTCTCCGTGATCACGACTCACAGCCTGCAGGGGCAGTGGGGATGTAAGTCTTTCTTGCTCCTGAGCCACCAGCCACCGACCTTGGATTCGTCGTGTTTGTGTAACTACTGACATCACATGCTTCAGACACCAACAGCCCCGAGGACCTCCACGCCATCGGCGCCCTTAACATCAGCATCcccatcgtcttctcccaCGCCTCGTTCCTGACCTACCGAGGcgcctccctcctccgctcCACGAACCAGTACATCTCCATCACGCCCGAATCGGAGATGCATTACGGCCACACGCACCCGCACAGCCACCTCATCCAGGACCAGGGCTCCCTGGGCGTCGACACCCACTTCACCTTCTCCACCGACATCCTCACACAGGCCCGTCTCTGGCTGCAGAGCACCCGCCGCCTGCTCTACCAACAGGTGCTCCAGCACTGGCGCGTGCCCACCAGCACGCCCATGACCGCCGACCAggccttcctcctcgccacgcgcaacggcggcctcgccctgcgccgcccgGATCTGGGCGTcatcgccgagggcgccaaGGCTGACGTCATCGTCTGGGACGGCGGCAGCCCCGCGCTGCTTGGCTGGGTCGACCCCGTGGCCGCCGTGATCCTGCACGccagcgtcggcgacgtcgagcacgtgctcgtcgacggcaagttCGTCAAGAGAGACCGCGCGCTCGTGGCGCCCGGCTACGCGGGCGTCAGGACGCGGTTCCTGGAGAGCGCGCGCAAGATCCAGCAGACGTGGAGGGACATCCCGTTCCCTGTTCTCGAGGGGGTGTTCAGCGGGTCTGGCGCGCCGTACGAGGCGCCGTTGTCGGTCGACGTCGTGACTGGTGACGAGACTGGATATGGCGACATTCATGTGTAGATGATggttgggggaggggattCCATTGCTTTAGACATGACGAAGATCAACTGCCATCAGTTGAGGCAAGGCCGGCCGTTTGTGGCTCGAagtctttttctttctctccaaTTTCTCTTTCGGCGTAAGCCGCATCGATATTCCTCCTGACAGGATATGACAGCGTAGCACTTTAGAAAGACGGGCGTCACTTTAACTTTAATAACTATTGGGAGTAAAAGGATAATTACAGGCAATAGTAGAATTAATTCGTTCGAGACAAAAACAGCGCCAGCGTTGCATGGATCTGTCGAGGCTTTTAtctttcttgtctttttGTCCTAGATGATTTGCTAGCTACATGTTGCGATGATTCAGAGCACAAATCATTCACAGAATTCTTATTGTTTTAGTTCCAAGTCTGAGTATAAAAGCGAAATTCCCCATCCCTAGCCAGCAGCACTCTTTGAGGGGATGCAGCTTACTACCACCCTCCGTAATTCTAGTTTTTTGTATTACAAAACAAGCATCTTCCCTAGCATTGGTGTTGACTAAGAACCATGTTTCGCCTCTTAAACAGGACTCAAGTTAAGGTCTCTTGTGTGTGAAAATAGGCAGTTTGATTGTCGCAACTCAACAACACCAAACTCCGGGCCTTCGGGAATTGTCACCGTTCGGCATTTAAACTCGTCGGTGCCCGCCAAAGTTGTGGGTCCGAGACCGGCGCCATTGTTTCCGAGCTGAGTCAAACCTGTCAAACATCTTCCGAGTGGCTacgcacacacactctctctcacatGTTATATCAAGCCTAGAGGCACTCACTCACAGCGTGTTATTGAAATCTCACCCATCCAAGCCAACTCACATATACACACTTTCCACAATGGCGCCTACTCTCGAGTCCAGCAAGATCGCCTTCATCGGTACGTGGtcacagcaacaacaactacatcatcttcttcatcatccgtgcccctctctctccaccaAGAATTCACACTAAACGCGGGGTAATCGTGccaggcggcggcaacaTGGCCGCGGCCATCATCGGAGGCCTGGTCGCCAAGGGCATCGACAAGCAGAACGTCATCGTCTCGGAGCCGTGGGACGTGAACCGCGAGAAgatggccgccctcggcgtccggACGACCACCTCCAACGCCGAGgccttcgccggcgccgacatcgccatcctGGCCGTCAAGCCCCaggtcgccaaggccgtctgcaacgagctcggcgccgctgccTCCGGGCGCGACAccgtccccgtcgtcgtctccatcgccgccggcatcaccctcgaggccctgcggAAGTGgctggccctcgacgacggccgcacGCCCCACGTCGTGCGCGTCATGCCCAACACgcccgccctcgtcggcgagggcgcctCGGGCCTATTCGCCGCCCCCGAcgtcaccgacgacgagaagaagctgacCGAGGCGCTCATGGCGAGCGTCAGCAAGGCCACCGAGTGGGTCGACAAGGAGGAGCTGATTGACGTCGTCACTGGCTTGTCGGGTATGTAGAGTCGCCCGGGATTCACGAGCTTAgttgcctgcctgcctgcctgcctgcgcTGCCCGTgacagaagagaagaaaggacGGCCAATACTAACTAACCCTGAACCCGCCT
Coding sequences within it:
- a CDS encoding Putative metal-dependent hydrolase, composite domain superfamily — encoded protein: MHSFTLAAALTATASLASASSVLLRGGTIVAFDADTNALNVVRNGSLLITDDRITSIFTADQPLPRTSNDTEVVDATDKIITPGFVDTHRHGWQTAFKTIASNTSLAEYFTRYGEFAAAGLLSADDVYIGQLAGLYEALNAGVTTTLDHAHHTWSDETSEAGLRGSIDSGARVFWSYAFHNVTNYTVSEQLDNFRDIATRAEFDGTATSLGIACDFFGPDPVLADVNAVVDLAKEFNVSVITTHSLQGQWGYTNSPEDLHAIGALNISIPIVFSHASFLTYRGASLLRSTNQYISITPESEMHYGHTHPHSHLIQDQGSLGVDTHFTFSTDILTQARLWLQSTRRLLYQQVLQHWRVPTSTPMTADQAFLLATRNGGLALRRPDLGVIAEGAKADVIVWDGGSPALLGWVDPVAAVILHASVGDVEHVLVDGKFVKRDRALVAPGYAGVRTRFLESARKIQQTWRDIPFPVLEGVFSGSGAPYEAPLSVDVVTGDETGYGDIHV
- a CDS encoding Putative pyrroline-5-carboxylate reductase, 6-phosphogluconate dehydrogenase-like domain superfamily; its protein translation is MAPTLESSKIAFIGGGNMAAAIIGGLVAKGIDKQNVIVSEPWDVNREKMAALGVRTTTSNAEAFAGADIAILAVKPQVAKAVCNELGAAASGRDTVPVVVSIAAGITLEALRKWLALDDGRTPHVVRVMPNTPALVGEGASGLFAAPDVTDDEKKLTEALMASVSKATEWVDKEELIDVVTGLSGSGPAYFFAMVEHLISSAVGLGLSPEQAKRLAAQTCLGAGKMLVESPEAPGQLRKNVTSPNGTTHAALQSFEASGFQDIVDKAVKAATSRGEELGKTLGNQ